The Deltaproteobacteria bacterium CG11_big_fil_rev_8_21_14_0_20_42_23 genome segment GCGCTTTGGAGAAGAAATGCATTTCATGCGGCCGTTGAAGTTGCAAAAGAATATACACAGCAAAAACAATTTCATCGACCCATTTCGTTTAAGCTAAAAAGTAAAAAAGCTCTCGCCGATTTTTTTGTGTTTCGTCAACTCAGGTCTTTGCTTGGCGGAAATATCAACACGTTTATAAGCGGTGGAGCGCCACTTGCAAAAGAACTTTCACTTTTTTTCACGGCAGCAGGTATTACCGTGCTTGAGGGATATGGCCTCACAGAAACGTTTGCCGCGGTGACGGTAAACAGAGCTGACGATTACCGTTTTGGTACAGTAGGAAAGCCAATGAAGGGCGCAAGTTTAAAAATTGCTGAGGATGGAGAAATTCTCATTAAAGGCCCGATGGTATTTTCACGCTATTTGCATTTAGAAAAAGAAACGAAAGAAGCTTTTACAGACGGATGGTTTAAATCTGGCGATATTGGTGAACTCACCAAAGATGGATTTCTCAAAATCACCGGAAGAAAAAAAGAACTCATTGTAACATCGGGTGGGAAAAAAATTGCACCTCAAAGAGTTGAAGAAGCGCTCACCACAAGCAAGTATATCGAAATGGCCATGGTCTACGGTGATGATCACAACTATCTTGTAGCCTTGCTTTCGTTGTGTCACGACGAAATTGTAAATTATGCTGGAAGGCATCACATTGTTTGGCGAGAATACAAAGATCTCATTCACAATCCAGAAATACAGCACCTTATTCAGAGTGAAGTTGAAAAAGCAAATAGTACACTTGCCCACTTTGAAACTATCAAACGATACGAAATCTTGGGCCACGTTTTTTCTGTTGAAAGCGGCGATCTTACTCCAACGATGAAGATGAAAAGATATAAAATTATTTCAAAGTACAAACATATTTTGGAAGCGCTATACGAAGAACAAAAAAGGGGGGCTTAGATGAAATCAGCTCATAATACAGGGTCAGGTCTTGCGCCAAACATTGCATGCATGTTGTGTTACCTCAATTTCCCACTTACATGTGTTTTTCCAATCTTGAGTGGAATTTTTCTTTTCATCGAACGTGAAGATAAAGATATTCGCTTTCATGCTTGGCAGTCCACTTTGCTGAGTTCTGGATTTTTGGTTCTTCTCATTGTGCTGAAAAT includes the following:
- a CDS encoding AMP-dependent synthetase; the encoded protein is MNQNNKPSHIFDLLQQNVERYAQETCIFHKNLETKKWLSLTWKELWEKVLVLSRGLIALGLMPGDKVAIFSPTCYEWTLADLAILAAGGVTVPIYPSLTSEQIKYICEDSKVSIIFAAGKKELKLLPKTTHMKYIRFDRDGFFEASHYLDHIERLSETIPLEQISSRIAALKSSDDATYVYTSGTTGNQKGVVLTHGNILAEVEATKEIMNFGPNDIGLLSLPLPHVFARASQFYQLCVGAKTAYAESLEMLALNFREVKPHFTCVVPRMLEKIYERVNGQVNKKALWRRNAFHAAVEVAKEYTQQKQFHRPISFKLKSKKALADFFVFRQLRSLLGGNINTFISGGAPLAKELSLFFTAAGITVLEGYGLTETFAAVTVNRADDYRFGTVGKPMKGASLKIAEDGEILIKGPMVFSRYLHLEKETKEAFTDGWFKSGDIGELTKDGFLKITGRKKELIVTSGGKKIAPQRVEEALTTSKYIEMAMVYGDDHNYLVALLSLCHDEIVNYAGRHHIVWREYKDLIHNPEIQHLIQSEVEKANSTLAHFETIKRYEILGHVFSVESGDLTPTMKMKRYKIISKYKHILEALYEEQKRGA